In the genome of Dermacentor silvarum isolate Dsil-2018 unplaced genomic scaffold, BIME_Dsil_1.4 Seq7680, whole genome shotgun sequence, the window gttcggctacatctttcccagctagattcccagataaaaacggcgaacactctgtgcaacttTTGTacgtttacccttgaacaaaataacgtctgcatgacgtaccacaactttgtaatgaaaaacatattgcatacagttgcccttgcaaaaatggacaggttgatgcctttccacctgtctgctttttctcttgtttcttttatttggtttgtccagtattcctcgctctgtttgtAGCTGTCCAAGGGAACgccgagatacttggtaggggttttcacccagctcacattcgcaaaattgtccggggccgaggaccactctccgtgccacaatccgagggacttaccccagttcactttactgcccgtcacatcacaaaactgtttcacaacgcatattgtttccgttacactttctctgtttgtacaacagacggcgatatcatctgcatatgccaggagcttgacttctgtggctgccaagctataacctcgtatttgatcattctcagttatcgccaaacacatcgtttcaatgtaaactgcaaacaaaagaggactgagggggcagccttgacgcacagaacgcatgacgttaatgggggcccccaatgatttattcacaattaagcgtgttgtgcagttctgatacgccaatgccactccctcagtgatgatggcacctgcattaacgtgatccagaatggcaaacaaaatatcatgatacacacagtcaaaagctttctctaggtcaagctggagcactgcgacgccatcgtaagtgatgtcacagcactcgagcacgcaccgcatcgtgtgaatattcgaaaaaattgacctccctttgatcccacacgtttggtggtctgcgacgatttctttgatgacgctttgaagtctggctgccaaaacctagtcgacattggttaaagatatcggcctataagatgtcacgagcctaagtttctccgctttgtcactcttaggtatcaagatggtatgcgctttactaaaagaaggcggcaaagctttgttcacatacgcggcgttaaacaggtctgttagcaggggcgacagttctttcttgaaggctttataaaaacacgcgctcagaccgtcaggtccgggtgatttgccattgttcaaatcatttattgctttttcgacttcgtgttctcttatattgccttctaataggtccttcgtgtcgtcacttaatcgcggcatgcgactgagaaagacccttttgaactcatctacattggcttcttgatatgcaaacaatgactggtaatactctaaaaacgctcggcctatgctcttattatcgtcgacgagtgtgccattccacgagatcttatcgacatgattacgtcgaccatgagctttttcaagtccaagcgcccttttggtgggcgtctcccccgctactaatgcgtttgctcttgcgcgcacaatcgcaccttgatagcgttctttgtccaactgttcgattttttctttgatggttcgcatatcttgcttatacgcccctggctcttcgcactccagcgctatcagctgattaagtatctttcgtaagtctcgttctttcatttccctctcaaactttaagcagctagatctttctattgctttcatttttaccttctgtttgaaccattcccatttctctgctattgtttcaatacattcatcgcttacttccataacggcctcatgaattgcgtctacaaatggcgcgtcttttagaagtaaggcattcattttccattggtcccagttaaaagattgactcttcttcttcattcctatggtacacatcaccaagcagtgatcggagaacgacacaggtgcaacagaataactgtggcactttggaatcatgtcctgtgacatgtacaagcggtctaaccgcgcatggctactgccttgaaatcgcgtatacctcacttcccgctccccctccagacactcacatacatcgtctagttcactttcgctgatcagcctagacaatatatgactgcttttatcgcggataccaccattattgcatctatcccgagcactcaaaacacagttgaaatcccccaacaaaagcatgcacttttcactgctaatatactgaaaaagactcgaaaaaaataatgcacgttCTTGTACcccatttggcgcatatatgcatataactcgGAATTCAACTTTACAAAACCCAAAATCGCAAATAACAATCCTTCCCGACggacatgaaaacacactttgaacaaccaggtctcgtaacttcttaacaaacaggacacatccagcggacgtccctaccgcgtggctcacgactgcataatatctagtcgtgaaacgccgcaccatgctcccggtctcttcctccccgtctaccttggtctcctggacagctaagACGTCTATGTCGTAGTCAGTGATAAACCGTAGTACTTGACAttgcctacggctagccgccaagcctcgcacgtttagtgtggcaatgctgagagacgggtcaggtgccatgctgtactaaagaatgaagtaggcccggagcatggtgcttacctctcacgactagccctcggctaggcgcctccggagccgcccggcttcccggcgttgttggtggtgtgctgcgctttgtccacaggccttctctcgggcggaacattcggtttgggtttgaaacccgaacgcctcccaagaggcgcttTTGCCGGCGGCCCATCCCCGGTGCGGGATGCTGCGTTATCCTTGTCTCCGGCGTCGTCTCGGGGGCGCTTGAAGGTTGCAccgagactagcagcccggtcCCCGTCGTTGTCAGCCTCGCTCTGTTCCATTTCTGAATCTTCGTCatcgctttcgccttcactcGCACCTTCCTTTCGAAGGACAGCTTCCGTGTCGACCCGTGGCGGCCCAGTCACTTGCTCAGCAGCTTCGTCCACCTTGGCTTCAGCGCCCACCGGCACTGCCACGGTACTTGTTTTCGCTGGCGGCActtggtctccggctcccttggcggcgtcttcagcctcgGCTGCATCCATCAGATTTTCGGCTGCCGCTTCACTCACTGCTGGGCCTGTCGCTGTAGCGTACGTCTTCACGCAGTCGGCGTCGACGTGCCCAAAACGTCTGCAACGGGAGCAGCGCGGCACCTTACACTCTCGCCGGACGTGCCCAGTGCCCTGGCAACGCAAGCACTGCATAGGCCGACCGGGAACGACCACCAAAGCGAGTTCTCCAccgacgcggacctgatgtgGAAGGTCCTCTACCTTGACGCCGGTCTTCAGCTTGAGGAGCACAGTCCGCGTGGTAGAGGTCTTGTCCCCCATACCTTGGACACGCCACCTCTCCTGGCTTACCTCATCCACGTTGCCGAAAGGCGCAAACGCCACCCGGACGTCATCGTCGGCAACGCCatacagcagccagtgaagtcgaagcttcacctgctggtcctgtgggtcgacgatgacgcacTGTCGTCCTTTCACTTGAAGTTCCTTCAGGGCCACCAGCCGTTTCGTGGTAGTCGCATCCTTAagggtcaccgcccacacgtgattgatctggtacgcccctatgcatacCACGCCAGGCAGCAAGCCCGTCGGCAGTagggcgtctctgaagtcctCGACCCTGTATGGTCTCGCACGTACATCCCCGTGTAAAAACACGGTGTTAGTAGCCACTCGTCCTTTAGGcagttgcggcaaaataaaagggTAATCCTTCTCTTCATCGTTGGTCCTTTTTCCGCGGCCagaagtgaccgctgtcgctgccccggGAGAGGCCATGATtcacgaaccgtcacgctcggtggccggaagcagaatgctcggccacgactgccgctAATACCTGCGCACATAGCCTCGTAGTACTCAGTACAAATTAGGTCAACTTCGATTTCTTTTGCTTACTTGCGTTGCGGTTAACCGTGTGCCAAACCTTTGAAAATTATCGGACATCACTTACAGAACGCTGTAATTACGTGTGCCCTGAATGGCCTTCCCCTACAAAAATGGTAAACTTATGTCACGTTGCTTGTAAAAAAAGTATttacgcagtcgacaggatttgaacctgtgcggggagaccccaatggatttctagtccatcgccttaaccgctcggccacgactgccgctAATACCTGCGCACATAGCCTCGTAGTACTCAATACAAATTAGgtcaacttccttttcttttgctaACTTGCGTTCCGGTTAACCGTGTGCCAAACCTTTGAAAATTATCGGACATCACTTACAGAACGCTGTAATTACGTGTGCCCTGAATGGCCTTCCCCTACAAAAATGGTGAACTTATGTCACGTTGCTTGTAAAAAAAGTATttacgcagtcgacaggatttgaacctgtgcggggagaccccaatggatttctagtccatcgccttaaccgctcggccacgactgccgctAATACCTGCGCACATAGCCTCGTAGTACTCAATACAAATTAGgtcaacttccttttcttttgctaACTTGCGTTCCGGTTAACAGTGTGCCAAACCTTTGAAAATTATCGGACATCACTTACAGAACGCTGTAATTACGTGTGCCCTGAATGGCCTTCCCCTACAAAAATGGTGAACTTATGTCACGTTGCTTGTAAAAAAAGTATttacgcagtcgacaggatttgaacctgtgcggggagaccccaatggatttctagtccatcgccttaaccgctcggccacgactgccgctAATACCTGCGCACATAGCCTCGTAGTACTCAATACAAATTAGgtcaacttccttttcttttgctaACTTGCGTTCCGGTTAACCGTGTGCCAAACCTTTGAAAATTATCGGACATCACTTACAGAACGCTGTAATTACGTGTGCCCTGAATGGCCTTCCCCTACAAAAATGGTGAACTTATGTCACGTTGCTTGTAAAAAAAGTATttacgcagtcgacaggatttgaacctgtgcggggagaccccaatggatttctagtccgtcgccttaaccgctcggccacgactgccgctAATACCTGCGCACATAGCCTCGTAGTACTCAGTACAAATTAGGTCAACTTCGATTTCTTTTGCTTACTTGCGTTGCGGTTAACCGTGTGCCAAACCTTTGAAAATTATCGGACATCACTTACAGAACGCTGTAATTACGTGTGCCATGAATGGCCTTCCCCTACAAAAATGGTAAACTTATGTCACGTTGCTTGTAAAAAAAGTATttacgcagtcgacaggatttgaacctgtgcggggagaccccaatggatttctagtccatcgccttaaccgctcggccacgactgccgctAATACCTGCGCACATAGCCTCGTAGTACTCAATACAAATTAGGTCAACTTCGATTTCTTTTGCTTACTTGCGTTGCGGTTAACCGTGTGCCAAACCTTTGAAAATTATCGGACATCACTTACAGAACGCTGTAATTACGTGTGCCCTGAATGGCCTTCCCCTACAAAAATGGTAAACTTATGTCACGTTGCTTGTAAAAAAAGTATttacgcagtcgacaggatttgaacctgtgcggggagaccccaatggatttctagtccatcgccttaaccgctcggccacgactgccgctAATACCTGCGCACATAGCCTCGTAGTACTCAATACAAATTAGGTCAACTTCGATTTCTTTTGCTTACTTGCGTTGCGGTTAACCGTGTGCCAAACCTTTGAAAATTATCGGACATCACTTACAGAACGCTGTAATTACGTGTGCCCTGAATGGCCTTCCCCTACAAAAATCGTGAACTTATGTCACGTTGCTTGTAAAAAAAGTATttacgcagtcgacaggatttgaacctgtgcggggagaccccaatggatttctagtccatcgccttaaccgctcggccacgactttttttttctttattgcctgcttggCACAATACAGGGAAAACAATAATATAACATCATGTTAAAAATGTTAACTTGTCTATAGTTAGCATATGTGGTCTAAAAACGCTTTAGGGCCAAGAGTTCGCCCAGAAAAACATACCAATCAGGTTTTTCATCCTGCTGCTTGTATACATCTCGTAAATACGCAATGCTTTCGTTGAAGTTGTCTCTGGCTGACCTTGGGTTTACATCCTCATTGCGCACTGACATTCTGGTTTTCCATACACTGTGCATTACTAGAATCATTAACATATCATAGGGCACACTTTCGCTGTCGACCGGGAGAAATCGAATTCCATAAGGTGTGAGCGGCAGTTccttttttaaagttctttggaGGATGTCCCATAGAAAGACAGCATCGCCACAATCGAGAAACATGTGCTCGATGGTTGCGGGCCTTTTGCATATTATACAATTTACCGACCACGGCACGAATATGCCTTTTTCTTGCAACCACGGTTTTGTAGAAAGTGTGCCGCTAtgtagcatgaaaaaaaaagttttgatcgaCGACCGGATGGCCATTCTTTTAACCCTTTTCAAGACATTGCTGCCAGGTCCTGGCTTGTACAACGTTCGATACAAAGGCACGGGCATCATCACGTCGATTAGGTGTTTGTACAGACGTTTTCTTTTAACATCGCTCAGATATTCCATTGAAAATCTGACTTTTAACAATTGGAAGGCGGCAACAATTTCGTGCATGTATCCACGAATGCTGGGTTGCATAATGGCACGTGACGACACAATAACATCTGGCAAAGCGTTTGCTAGTCTTACTTGCAAAACGGTCGTCAAAAATATATTCGTTTGATcgcgaaaaaaaagaacctaGAGACAATTTGTCTCACAAACAAATGAAACAAGCCCAGTCCTCCGGACCGCACTGGAAGAATCAGGTTGGTGCGGCTCACCCTTTCCCATGATGAATTCCACACAAAGACTGCTAACACTCTATGCAGTCGTTGAATACCTAAACGCGACATGTGCAGTGCTTGCAAGACATACCATACCCGAGCAATAATGAAAATGTTGCACACTGTGGCTCGGGAAAAAATCGATAAATCCCGTCCAccccattttttttgttttttcgcgagCTTTGTCTGTCTCCTCTTTCCAGTATTGTTGTGTGTCCTTGTAATGTTGGAGTGGTACGCCTAGGTATTTGCTTGGAGTAGTTGCCCATTGGATGTTGGCGTACGTGACCGGTGTGCTATCCCAGTCTCCGTGCCAAAACCCCTGACATTTTTCCCAGTTTATTCTACTCCCGGTGTACTGACAGAAAACCGTGGCATCTCTTATAACTTTTGTTACACTTTCTCTATCAGTACAGAAGACAGCTATATCATCGGCGTAAGACAATACTTTGACCTCGCATGCCATGAGGCGAAATCCTTTTATGTGCTCATTTTTAATAATCTTTAAACAAAAGGGCTCTAAGTAAATACAAAAAAGTAGTGACGACAAAGGGCACCCTTGTTTCACTGAAGAGACAATATGAATGCTTTCGCTTACTTGTTTGTTTACTATAACTGAAGCAGTGCATTCGGTGTACGACATTTTAACACCTTCCAGTATTATTTTTCCCACATTAACATATTTCAAAATAGAAAACAATATTTCATGTGTGACAAGGTCAAAAGCCTTTTCCAGATCTATTTGCAGCATGGCAACGTGGTTGGCAAATACCTCACAACACTCTAAAATATTTCTTGCTACATGAAAGTTCGTCGTTATGCTTCTACCTTTAATTCCACATGTCTGGTGTGGTCCGACTATATCTTTAATAAAGCCCTGTAATCTTCTTGCCAATACCTTCATAAATACCTTGTAATCTACGTTAGCGAGGGTAATTGGGCGGTAAGAACCAACCAAGAGTTGTTTAAGCCGGTCGTCTGTTTTGGGAATCAGAATGATATGTGACTGCCGGAAAGAAAGCGGAAGTTTTCCGACGTCATATGCCTCTCGTATCACTGCATGCAGTACTTCCGCCATGCTACTTTTGAATTTCTTATAAAAAGCTGAACCCAGTCCATCGGGACCGGGAGACTTTCCGGGGCTTAGATCATCGATTGCCTTTTCGATTTCCTTTATTGTAATTGATGCTTCTAGGAATGATGTAGCGTCCTTATCCAGTTGTGGCATTAGCGGTAGAAAAGCATTTTCAAAACCCtcattaatttctttcttttggccAAACAAATTCCGAAAGTGTTCTACAAAAGCATTTTCTATTTCACTTTTCTTATCTGTTACTACGCCTCGGTACTTTATTTCTGTGATTTCGTTTTTTGTCGCGTATCTTTTTTCGTCGCTAAGGGCGCGTTTGGTGGGTGTTTCGCCCATCCACAAACGCTCCGTACGGGCCCGTATTACTGCACCTTTATAATTTTCGATGTTGATAAGCTCAAGCTGTCGCTTGGTGTCTCGAATTTATTTGCTGCGCAGGCCGGGGGCAACGCTTTCTTGGCTTATCAAGAAGTCCAATTGTGCTtgcagttctttttcttgttttagtttgACGTGCTTAAGTTCAGAAGCTCGTTCTATTGCTTTAATCTTTATCTTTTCTTTGAAAAGCTCCCATCTACCAATAATACACTGGTGCTCTTCTTCTAGTAACTCATTCAGGTTTTCCTTCACGTAGTCCACGAAAGGTTTATCATCCAATAGATTGTCATTAAGTTTCCAGAGCTGCCAATTAAatctactttttcttttttctgcaccaagCGAGAAAGACACTAAACTGTGGTCACTGAAAGAAACATGATTCACCGTGTAATTGATGCACAAGGGCACAAGAGCAGTCGATATGTAAGCTCTATCGAGTCTCGCGTGGCTATTTCCTTGAAAATGTGTGAACTGTGGAATGTTAttatccgaaaacaaagaagctaCGTCATCTAATTTGTGTTCTTGTACTATGGCGCTCAAAAATATTGCACTTTTATCTCGGATGGGTTGTTTATTTGCTCTATCTTCTGGTGCACaaacacaattgaaatcgccaagtAATACCACTAGTTTATCGCAAAGCAGGTACTTTTCCATTTCCTCAAAAAACGATCTCCGGTCACGTTCCCTGTTTGGTGCATACGTGTTAATCACCCTCCAATTTTTTCCGGCAAAGGTAAAATCACAAACAATGTATCGACCACTTTGACAAACACTTAGTGAATCTTCAACGATCCCGATAGAATTTCGAAGAAAAAGAGCACAACCTGCCGACAAGCCCACTGCATGGCTTATGCATACATTGTATCGATTTCGGAAGGGTAACACCATGCGATCGCTCTGTTCTTGCGTTTCTATCTTTGTCTCCTGAACTGCTATGACGTCCAGTTCATTTTCTAACATCAGGCGGCTAAGCTGGTACTGACGTCTCCGAGACGCCAGACCTCTCACATTTATTGTCGCTATGCGCAGCTCTGTTCCTGATTTTAACGCCATATTTAATAAGGTGCGGGTTGATCGCATGGGATTACCCGTTTACAATGTGAAGCAGTAAGCATTGTGGAAGACTTACAGCAGACCTTGCAATCACTCCTCTTATGTGGTGCAATGTACGCCATGGGCCTCTTCAATCCGCAAGGCTTCACAACACTTGCACTCAGTCCGACCATAGTCCCCGAAAACTCCCCCGAAGACCACCCACACAGTCCCATGCGGAGACTCAGCGTCAAGGCGGCGGTTTGTCCGCCGACCGTCGCTCGGCCGAAATATTCGGCCGTGGTTTCATTGAGGTCCGCCTTGTGGTCATTTCCTTGAACGGTGGTTCTGTCCCTTCACCTCTTTTGTCCACCTTTTCCTCGACGCTTTCCTCTAATGGCCGCTTGATGGGCTGTCCACTGGCGCTTTCGACGACTTCCATAGAAGTCTCTTGGTTTTCCGCCACCTTTGTATCCTCGCTGGTAGGTGGGCAGGTGTCTTTTGATGTGGCAGCTTTTACGACTGCCGGACCTTGGTCTTGAGGCTCGCCCGCAGGTGGTTCACGCCTTTCCTCCAGCTTAGATTTGCTGGCTGACAATGTTTCCATTTTTCCGGTTGCGGCGTCACCTGAAGGCTTGGTAGCTTCCTCGGCGTCGGTTTCGTCCATGAGGAGCTCGGATGGTTCCGAAGCACTCGAAGGCCCTGTGACGCTGGCGTATGTCTTAGGGCAATGTCCTTCTTCATGTCCGAATCTTCGGCATGCGCTGCATTTTGGAACTCTGCAGTCGCGGCGGATGTGCCCCGTCGTATGACAGCGAAGGCACATTGGTGCACGACCCGATACGACAACCAAAGCTTGTTCGCCTGCGACGTTCACCTGGTGTGGTAGGTCTTCAAGCTTGACGCCGGCTTTGAGTCGCAGGGACACCAACCGGGTGGTGGACCCCTTGTCAGCAATTCCGTGAACACGCCACCGTTCTCTGCTGATTTCCGTTACTCTTCCATAAGGCAGGAAAGCCACGCGCACGTCGTCGTCTGGAATGTTGTGTAGTAGCCAGTGAACTTTCATTCTTACATCTTGATTTCCAGGATCAATGACGACGCAGCGTCGGGCTTTGACCTTCAGTTCACTTGCAGCGAGTATCTTCTTGACGGCTTCAGCACTCTTGAAAGTTACGGCCCACACATGGCTCATTCGATACGCCCCTAAGGCGATAACCTCAGGAAGCAGCGTCAACTCAGCCAGTGCGTCGCGAAAGTCCTCTACTCGGTAAGGTCGCGCTTGAACGTCCCCGTGAAGAAAAACTGTATTAATAACAAAACGACCTGttggcaaattcggcaaaatcATCTCGTAGTCTCCTTCCTGTGGAAAATTCCTGTTTCCGCGGCTGGAAGTAGCCGCTGTAGCCGCTCCTGCGGAGCCCGTCATCGCACGTCCGTTCGCTTCGACGGCCGGAAGTGGAAATCCAaccgctcggccacgactgccgctAATACCTGCGCACATAGCCTCGTAGTACTCAATACAAATTAGgtcaacttccttttcttttgctaACTTGCGTTCCGGTTAACCGTGTGCCAAACCTTTGAAAATTATCGGACATCACTTACAGAACGCTGTAATTACGTGTGCCCTGAATGGCCTTCCCCTACAAAAATGGTGAACTTATGTCACGTTGCTTGTAAAAAAAGTATttacgcagtcgacaggatttgaacctgtgcggggagaccccaatggatttctagtccatcgccttaaccgctcggccacgactgccgctAATACCTGCGCACATAGCCTCGTAGTACTCAATACAAATTAGgtcaacttccttttcttttgctaACTTGCATTCCGGTTAACCGTGTGCCAAACCTTTGAAAATTATCGGACATCACTTACAGAACGCTGTAATTACGTGTGCCCTGAATGGCCTTCCCCTACAAAAATGGTGAACTTATGTCACGTTGCTTGTAAAAAAAGTATTTACGGAGTCGACAGGAtttgaacctgtgcggggagaccccaatggatttctagtccatcgccttaaccgctcggccacgactgccgctAATACCTGCGCACATAGCCTCGTAGTACTCAATACAAATTAGgtcaacttccttttcttttgctaACTTGCGTTCCGGTTAACCGTGTGCCAAACCTTTGAAAATTATCGGACATCACTTACAGAACGCTGTAATTACGTGTGCCCTGAATGGCCTTCCCCTACAAAAATGGTGAACTTATGTCACGTTGCttgtaaaaaaaagtatttacgcagtcgacaggatttgaacctgtgcggggagaccccaatggatttctagtccatcgccttaaccgctcggccacgactgccgctAATACCTGCGCACATAGCCTCGTAGTACTCAGTACAAATTAGgtcaacttccttttcttttgcttACTTGCGTTGCGGTTGACCGTGTGCCAAACCTTTGAAAATTATCGGACATCACTTACAAAACGCTGTAATTACGTGTGCCCTGAATGGCCTTCCCCTACAAAAATGGTAAACTTATGTCACGTTGCTTGTAAAAAAGTATttacgcagtcgacaggatttgaacctgtgcggggagaccccaatggatttctagtccatcgccttaaccgctcGGCCGCGACTGCCGCTAATACCTGCGCACATAGCCTCGTAAGTACTCAGTACAAATTAGATCAACTTCCTTTTCTTTGGCTTACTTGCGTTGCGGTTAAACGTGTGCCGAACCTTTCAAAATTATCGGACATCACTTACTGAGCGCTGTAATTACGTGTGCCCCGAATGGCCTTCCCCTACAAAAATGGTAAACTTATGTCACGTTGCttgtaaaaaaaagtatttacgcagtcgacaggatttgaacctgtgcggggagacgaGAATGGATTTCTAGTCCGATGTGATCTTGTCATCATACCTGATTTGTTGAATTTCATTCTTCATAGCATATCTCTTTTCATCGGCCAGGGCGCGTTTGTTTGGCCTCTCATCAACCCATAGCCTCTCTGCTCGCGCCCGAATCACAGCAGCCTTATATTTTCTAATGTCAATAGCTTCCAATTCGTTTTTAACGGTGCTAATATCACCTGTAAACTTTCCAGGTTCGGCACTCTCCATATCAAGCAAGAACTCGAGCTGTCGTTGTAGCTCCGTTTCCTTAATTTTTTCATTGTGGCGCCTAACACATCCCCTTTCAATCGCGATCATTTTAACTTTAATATTTAGCTCTTCCCATGCTTCCGCATTGTCCCTTGGCTGGTCGTTTAATATTTTTGCTATTCCTTCTTTTACTCTGGTAACAAAGCATTCATCTTCAAGAAGGTTTTTATTAAATTTCCAAAGCTGCCAGTTGAAACGTGACTGTTTTGCTCGGGTGCCAATGGTAAAAAACACCATACTATGATCGCTGAAAGAGACCGGCTGTACAACATAGCCGTTACACATTGGTACAAGGTCAAGCGAAACATACGCTCTATCCAATCTCGCCTGACTGCCGCGCTGACAATGCGTATATTGCAGTTGTGTTCTACCGATTAAGACACGGCCAACATCTTCTAAGTTGTGTTCCTGAACTAGGGTGTTCAAAAACAGAGCACTTTTGTCCCGCACTGCGGTTCGCTTAGCGCGATCTTGAGCATAACAGACGCACTTGAAGTCCCCCAAAAATATGATATGCCTATCGCTATCACAACTTAGATACT includes:
- the LOC119435511 gene encoding uncharacterized protein LOC119435511 gives rise to the protein MTGSAGAATAATSSRGNRNFPQEGDYEMILPNLPTGRFVINTVFLHGDVQARPYRVEDFRDALAELTLLPEVIALGAYRMSHVWAVTFKSAEAVKKILAASELKVKARRCVVIDPGNQDVRMKVHWLLHNIPDDDVRVAFLPYGRVTEISRERWRVHGIADKGSTTRLVSLRLKAGVKLEDLPHQVNVAGEQALVVVSGRAPMCLRCHTTGHIRRDCRVPKCSACRRFGHEEGHCPKTYASVTGPSSASEPSELLMDETDAEEATKPSGDAATGKMETLSASKSKLEERREPPAGEPQDQGPAVVKAATSKDTCPPTSEDTKVAENQETSMEVVESASGQPIKRPLEESVEEKVDKRGEGTEPPFKEMTTRRTSMKPRPNISAERRSADKPPP